Proteins from one Salarias fasciatus unplaced genomic scaffold, fSalaFa1.1, whole genome shotgun sequence genomic window:
- the LOC115384897 gene encoding scavenger receptor cysteine-rich type 1 protein M130-like: RLVGGSSGCSGGLELKLLGEWSPVNDYRWNLKIASDGVRLLNGSSRCSGRLQVKPNPSDQTWSSVCEADLDLQDAQVVCRELGCGAPSVLQGALYGDVQTPRWSPEFQCGGHESALLDCRSSGSARSSCSPGKAAGLTCSGDEVRLVGGASRCAGRLELKVLGEQRPVRKDGFSLKTAALVCEHLNCGSAVSLQPTYVSYQSIWRIHSQCVQSGSDLWNCVSPWSSSRTLKLTCSGQQGADRQTGRPGGR; the protein is encoded by the exons aggttggtgggaggaagctctggctgttcaggtggactggagctgaaactcCTCGGAGAATGGAGTCCAGTGAACGACTATCGCTGGAACCTGAA AATTGCTTCTG acggggtgcggctgctgaatggatccagtcgctgttcaggcagactgcaggtgaagcctaacccgtctgaccagacctggtcctcagtgtgtgaagcagacctggacctgcaggatgcacaggtggtgtgtcgggagctgggctgcggggctccttcagtcctgcagggggcgctctatggagacgtgcagactcccaggtggagcccagagttccagtgtggaggccatgagtctgctctgctggactgtagaagctcaggctcagctagaagcagctgctcacctggtaaagctgctggactcacctgctcag gggatgaggtcaggttggtgggaggagccagtcgctgtgcaggaagactggagctgaaagttcttggtgaacagagacctgtgCGGAAAGATGGCTTCtccctgaagacagcagctctcgtctgtgaacatctgaactgtggctctgctgtttctttacAACCAACCTATGTGTCATATCAATCTATATGGAGAATCCACTCACAGTGTGTtcaatctggatctgatctgtggaactgtgtgTCACCATGGAGCTCCTCTCGcaccctgaaactcacctgctcag